The Streptomyces sp. NBC_01463 DNA window CCCGGGATTCGCCCGTGCCGGGGTTGCGCGCATAGCGCGGGTGCGCGCCCGCGCTGATCTGCCAGCGGATGCGGTGTCCCGCGGCGAAGCGGTACGCGGTGACGCTCATCGGGACGGTGACACGGGCCGGTTCCTCACCCGACGTACGCAGTTGGGCGAGCCCGTCGCAGACGTTGGTGGAGCGGCCCGTCGCGTCCACGTCGCACAGCCGGGTGAAGACGTCCGCGTGCCCGGTGTCCGTGGCGGCGCTGATCCGTGCGGAGACCGCGCCCAGGACCGTGACGGGTTCGGTCAGGACCGGGCCGGTGAAGGTGAGGACGTCGTCGCGGGACTCCAGCGTGGCGTTGTCCCGGGGGCCCGCCGTGGCGGAGAGCAGCGGGCCTCCGAGGGAGGGGGTGGGGGCGTTGGGGTCGTGGCGGAAGGACGTCAGCGGGGCGGGGCCGGTGGGCGGCTGCCGGGTGAGGTGGCCGTCGGCGGTGGGGAACCAGGAGGTGGTGGCCGGGGTGGGCGGCCAGGCGTCGAGGTCCTGCCATCCCGCGTCCGCGCCGCCCGTGTGGACGCGTACGGGGGTGGGGCGCAGCTGGGAGGGGTCGTCGCACAGGTGGGCGCGGAGCCAGGCCAGCGACTCGGCGAACACCTCGGGCCAGCCCTTCTGAAGGGCGGAGGTGTGGGTCCAGGGGCCGACGAGCAGGGCGGCCTCGCCGCCGGCCGCGCGCAGCCGGGCGTACTGGGCGAAGGTCTGGTCGGCGAGGGCGTCGTGCCAGCCGGTGACCAGGGCGGTGGGGATGCCCGGCCGCTCGGCCGCCGCGCCCGCCGATGCCCCCTGCCAGTACGGGTCGTCGGCGTCGGGGTGGGTCACCACGTCGTCCAGCCAGGGCACTTCCTGCCCGAGCGCGGCCGGGTAGGCGCCGCGGAGCGGGCGGGCGGCGGCGAGGGTCTTCAGCTGGTTCCTCAGGCGCAGGGTCGCCTTGATGAACGGCCTCATGCCGCGGTGCTGGTAGGTCATGCCGGTGCCGACGAGGAGCGAGTTCTCCAGGTGGAGCACGCCGTCGGTGTGGAAGAGGGCGTACGGGTCGTGCAGGCCTACCTGGACGACCATGGCCCTGAGCTCCGGCGGCGGGTCCAGGGCGAGTGCCCATTGGACGTAGCCGAGGTAGCTGGGGCCGACGGTGCCCAGGGTGCCGTTGAACCAGGGCTGTTCGCGCAGCCAGTCCACCGTGGCGAGGCCGTCGGCGGCCTCGTTGCGCCAGAGGTCGAAGGTGCCGCCGGAGCCGCCGGTGCCGCGGCAGCTCTGGAGGACGACGTGGAAGCCCTGTTCGGCGAAGAGCATCCCGTACTGCGGGGACCACGGCACGCCCCGCCCGTAGGGCGAGCGCACGAGGAGGGTGGGGAAGTCGCCCTCGTCACGGGGGAAGTAGTGGTCCGTGATCAGGGGGCTGCCGTCGGCGGCGGGGACCGTGAGGCCCGGCTCCAGGCCGACCCGGTGGCGCTTGGCGGGGAGATTGCGCCAGGTGGCGCGCATCATGCGGGCGGACAGCGGCGGCTTCGCGGCCGACGGGGTCAGGGCGGGCCTCGGCAGGGCGTCGTGCGCGGGTGATGTCATCGTTCGCCTCCGTCACTCAACTCATTCTCGTACTGTGTACGAGAATAGACGATGCTTGGATGAGCGGGACAGGAGAGGTGCACTGAGGAAGGGAACAGCAGGATCGTGAGCCGTGCCGACGGGTCCGGCGCCGGTGGCGTCGACCCCCGCGAACTCTGGCTGGCCCCGGACCGGCCCCGCCGGGGGCGCCCGCCCGCCTTCAGCCGGGAGGCGATCACGGTGGCGGCCGTGGCCCTGGCCGACACCGAGGGGATCGACGCGGTCACCATGCGGCGGGTCGCGGCGGAGGTGGGCGCCGGCGTCATGTCGCTCTACAGCTACGCCCCCGACAAGGGGACGCTGCTGGACCTGATGATCGACCACGTCAACGGCGAACTGCCGGCGTCCGGTC harbors:
- a CDS encoding CocE/NonD family hydrolase; translation: MTSPAHDALPRPALTPSAAKPPLSARMMRATWRNLPAKRHRVGLEPGLTVPAADGSPLITDHYFPRDEGDFPTLLVRSPYGRGVPWSPQYGMLFAEQGFHVVLQSCRGTGGSGGTFDLWRNEAADGLATVDWLREQPWFNGTLGTVGPSYLGYVQWALALDPPPELRAMVVQVGLHDPYALFHTDGVLHLENSLLVGTGMTYQHRGMRPFIKATLRLRNQLKTLAAARPLRGAYPAALGQEVPWLDDVVTHPDADDPYWQGASAGAAAERPGIPTALVTGWHDALADQTFAQYARLRAAGGEAALLVGPWTHTSALQKGWPEVFAESLAWLRAHLCDDPSQLRPTPVRVHTGGADAGWQDLDAWPPTPATTSWFPTADGHLTRQPPTGPAPLTSFRHDPNAPTPSLGGPLLSATAGPRDNATLESRDDVLTFTGPVLTEPVTVLGAVSARISAATDTGHADVFTRLCDVDATGRSTNVCDGLAQLRTSGEEPARVTVPMSVTAYRFAAGHRIRWQISAGAHPRYARNPGTGESRVEATEFVPVRVTLHADSELTLPTDGPATG